The proteins below are encoded in one region of Desulfobacterales bacterium:
- a CDS encoding flavodoxin domain-containing protein produces the protein MKPTEIAKGVFDVGIRDWNIRDFHGYSTHMGSSYNAFLVIDEKIALIDTVKKEFVDQFIGTISQVIDPKTIDYVISNHTEMDHSGGLPQVMKLIGEDTPLYCSSMGLKSLPAHFQSHWNYQAVKSGDELSLGGRSLSFLETRMLHWPDSMFTWLKEDKILFSSDAFGQHYAGFEIFDDRIGDAIMPHAKKYFANILFPYSKLILKLLDQIHQLGLEFNMICPDHGIIWRNDPGKIIDAYARWSRQDTACKAVIVYDTMWHSTQRMAETIAEGLNEEGIAVRPFHLRSFDRSDIMTEVLDARAVIVGSPTLNNGLFPTIADFLAYMKGLKPQHRIGAAFGSYGWSGEAVKLIEKELETMGCDPIEPALSIRYVPDRKALDQCVAFGRKIGKAING, from the coding sequence ATGAAGCCGACTGAAATTGCAAAAGGCGTTTTTGATGTAGGCATCAGGGATTGGAATATCCGGGATTTTCACGGGTATTCCACCCATATGGGATCAAGCTATAATGCGTTTTTAGTAATCGATGAGAAAATCGCCCTGATCGACACCGTGAAAAAAGAATTCGTCGATCAATTCATCGGCACGATTTCACAGGTGATTGATCCCAAAACGATTGACTATGTCATCAGCAATCACACGGAAATGGATCATTCGGGAGGGCTTCCCCAGGTGATGAAGCTCATCGGAGAAGACACCCCCCTGTATTGCTCTTCCATGGGGCTCAAAAGCCTTCCTGCCCATTTTCAAAGCCACTGGAACTACCAGGCGGTAAAAAGCGGAGATGAACTGAGCCTGGGAGGGCGGAGCCTGTCTTTTCTGGAAACCCGGATGCTTCACTGGCCCGACAGCATGTTCACCTGGCTGAAGGAAGATAAAATACTGTTTTCAAGCGATGCCTTCGGACAACATTATGCCGGATTCGAGATATTTGATGACCGCATCGGCGATGCCATCATGCCGCATGCCAAAAAATATTTCGCCAATATTCTGTTTCCGTATTCGAAGCTGATTCTCAAACTGCTCGATCAGATTCATCAACTCGGGCTTGAATTCAATATGATCTGCCCGGATCACGGGATCATATGGCGAAACGATCCCGGCAAAATCATCGATGCCTATGCCCGCTGGAGCAGGCAGGACACCGCCTGTAAAGCCGTCATTGTATACGATACCATGTGGCACAGCACCCAGCGGATGGCTGAGACAATCGCCGAAGGGCTCAACGAAGAAGGTATCGCCGTCAGGCCCTTTCACCTTCGCTCGTTTGATCGAAGTGATATCATGACAGAGGTGCTGGATGCCAGAGCCGTGATTGTCGGCTCTCCCACCCTCAACAACGGCCTGTTTCCAACAATCGCAGATTTTCTAGCCTACATGAAGGGGCTGAAACCTCAGCACAGAATCGGAGCGGCCTTCGGCTCCTACGGGTGGAGTGGTGAAGCTGTCAAGCTGATCGAAAAGGAACTTGAAACCATGGGCTGCGACCCCATAGAGCCGGCCTTAAGTATCCGCTACGTGCCGGATCGTAAGGCCCTTGATCAGTGTGTTGCGTTCGGCCGAAAAATCGGAAAAGCAATTAACGGTTAA
- a CDS encoding TolC family protein has product MKLNQWIAVMMTVAGLTGFLTVAGCRTAQPYFPPGSTPAPAQTAPRPSSPQTPVPAPEPINLSLSSPLSLEEAIGIALRHNPDHAMAWQRILQSESIKRQSRAAFYPSIGFFTEYSQGDSPSGYLFKKIDQRLLPPAVNFNDPGWFENVEIGLTGRFNLYNGGRDVLNQDMAQLAVDMARTDRQGVENVLVASVINSYYDVLTAKEFIRIAEESVSTVESRLKAMTVRFSAGGALKSDMLSLEVRLAQVREDVLRSQNRYETALAILTTVLGVSPAQPAAVLASPDLTSADIPKNYTEALAYAMAHRPELIKIKKQVIQSKMAVAMSKTAYLPRVDLVARYYLDDPGVNFNTQRDNWTLGLLLNWDLFTGFSTAAEIQKTTAIFGEIMEADRKTMLSVTLDVKTAYLKLSEARARYTVAQASVAAAEESLRLVNIQHEGGSATITRYLEAELDRNQARIRATAAYYDTAKAISETGRATGYWTEELGTEVRRQRSEVRDQGTEGSRLTTDDSRDSRLSLRG; this is encoded by the coding sequence ATGAAGCTGAATCAATGGATTGCCGTGATGATGACGGTGGCCGGACTGACCGGTTTTCTCACCGTTGCCGGATGCCGGACGGCGCAGCCGTATTTTCCGCCCGGGAGTACACCTGCACCTGCACAAACGGCTCCCCGGCCGTCATCGCCCCAAACACCGGTTCCGGCGCCGGAACCGATTAATTTAAGCCTGAGCAGTCCGCTGTCTCTGGAAGAGGCCATCGGCATTGCCCTGCGACATAATCCGGACCACGCGATGGCCTGGCAACGAATTCTCCAGTCCGAGTCCATAAAGCGACAATCCAGGGCCGCATTCTATCCTTCCATCGGATTTTTCACGGAGTATTCTCAGGGAGATTCCCCTTCGGGGTATCTGTTTAAAAAAATAGACCAGCGGCTGCTCCCTCCCGCGGTCAACTTCAATGATCCGGGCTGGTTTGAAAACGTTGAAATCGGTTTAACCGGCCGATTCAATCTGTATAACGGGGGGCGGGATGTACTGAATCAGGACATGGCTCAACTTGCGGTAGACATGGCCCGAACGGACCGCCAAGGTGTTGAAAACGTCCTGGTGGCATCCGTGATCAATTCCTATTACGATGTATTGACGGCAAAAGAATTTATCCGGATTGCCGAAGAATCGGTTTCAACGGTTGAATCGCGGCTCAAAGCGATGACGGTCCGGTTTTCAGCCGGAGGCGCTTTAAAATCCGATATGTTATCCCTGGAGGTGCGACTGGCACAGGTCAGGGAAGATGTGCTGCGCAGCCAGAACCGCTATGAAACCGCGCTGGCGATCCTTACCACTGTTTTGGGGGTGAGCCCGGCTCAACCGGCAGCAGTGCTGGCATCCCCCGATTTAACCTCTGCGGATATACCGAAAAACTACACCGAGGCTCTGGCATATGCCATGGCGCACAGGCCTGAACTGATCAAAATCAAAAAGCAGGTCATTCAGTCGAAGATGGCAGTGGCCATGTCGAAAACTGCGTATCTGCCCCGGGTGGATCTGGTAGCCAGATACTATCTGGATGACCCCGGCGTGAATTTTAACACGCAGCGCGATAACTGGACGCTGGGTCTCCTGTTGAACTGGGATCTGTTTACCGGATTCAGCACCGCCGCAGAGATTCAAAAAACAACGGCCATTTTCGGAGAAATAATGGAAGCCGACCGGAAGACGATGTTGTCAGTCACGCTCGATGTAAAAACAGCCTATCTGAAGCTGTCCGAAGCCAGGGCGCGGTACACGGTGGCACAGGCCAGTGTGGCCGCGGCTGAGGAATCCCTCAGGCTGGTCAACATACAGCACGAGGGAGGCAGCGCCACCATTACCCGGTATCTCGAGGCTGAGCTTGACCGGAACCAGGCCAGGATTCGAGCGACTGCCGCCTATTACGACACGGCAAAAGCAATTTCGGAAACAGGCCGGGCCACGGGGTACTGGACGGAAGAACTGGGGACAGAGGTCAGAAGACAGAGATCAGAGGTCAGAGATCAAGGGACTGAGGGCTCACGACTCACGACTGACGACTCACGCGACTCACGACTGAGCTTGAGGGGCTGA
- a CDS encoding efflux RND transporter periplasmic adaptor subunit, which translates to MTKNRLIAAAGILLVGVILAVILFGMLNREKIAPGSVQGDEPPGFIPAHTIRASVKTITEWYEAVGTIRPKTEARIEAQIAAQVIDVKVSPGDKVAKHQLLVLLDDRQQLSRLDQARQGLTSVHSGKIQVQQAIHAATAAFTQAASAYKRTKTYFQSEAATAQDMEQAEAVYLQATAELNRARESLTTADTGIRQAEAMINEATIALGYSRIEAPEDGEVLKRLVEPGDLALPGKPLILLQTTGILRLEAVVREGLISRVRPGTSLKAAITALEKPVDAIVEEIVPYADPRTRTFLVKASLPGLQGLYPDLYPGMYGKLLIPVSQHQVVLIPDHAVRHVGQLELVMVSSNGQWEKRLIKTGRSFDTAVEVLSGLEGTETIGVER; encoded by the coding sequence ATGACGAAAAACCGACTCATTGCAGCGGCAGGGATACTACTGGTCGGGGTGATACTGGCAGTTATCCTGTTCGGAATGCTGAACCGGGAGAAAATCGCACCCGGCAGCGTTCAGGGGGACGAACCGCCTGGATTCATTCCGGCGCATACCATCCGGGCGTCTGTGAAAACCATCACCGAGTGGTACGAGGCGGTCGGGACCATCCGGCCGAAAACCGAAGCCCGGATCGAGGCTCAGATTGCCGCACAGGTGATCGATGTGAAAGTCAGCCCCGGAGACAAGGTCGCCAAACACCAGCTGCTGGTGCTGCTGGACGACCGGCAGCAGTTATCCCGGCTCGACCAGGCCAGGCAGGGTCTCACATCAGTCCATTCAGGAAAAATACAGGTTCAGCAGGCGATCCATGCCGCTACTGCCGCGTTTACTCAGGCAGCGTCGGCATACAAACGGACGAAAACTTATTTTCAATCGGAGGCCGCTACTGCTCAGGATATGGAGCAGGCTGAGGCAGTGTATCTTCAGGCCACAGCTGAACTCAACCGCGCCCGGGAATCTTTGACAACAGCCGATACGGGCATCCGCCAGGCCGAAGCAATGATCAACGAGGCGACGATCGCACTCGGATACAGCAGGATAGAAGCGCCCGAAGACGGAGAAGTCCTCAAGCGCCTGGTTGAGCCGGGTGATCTGGCTCTGCCGGGAAAACCCCTGATACTGCTTCAGACCACCGGCATATTGCGACTGGAAGCGGTTGTCAGAGAGGGACTGATTAGCAGAGTCAGGCCAGGCACATCGCTTAAGGCAGCCATCACTGCGCTGGAAAAACCGGTAGATGCCATTGTTGAGGAAATTGTGCCCTATGCAGACCCCCGGACAAGAACCTTTCTGGTCAAAGCCTCTCTGCCCGGGCTGCAGGGCCTGTATCCGGATCTGTATCCGGGCATGTACGGAAAGCTCCTGATACCGGTCAGCCAGCACCAGGTGGTCCTGATTCCGGATCACGCAGTGAGGCATGTGGGGCAGCTGGAACTGGTCATGGTGAGCAGCAATGGCCAGTGGGAAAAACGCCTGATCAAAACCGGCAGATCATTTGACACGGCTGTTGAAGTGCTGTCAGGCCTGGAAGGAACTGAAACGATCGGGGTGGAGCGCTGA
- a CDS encoding efflux RND transporter permease subunit, which translates to MNQDPRDLPRGLISGIVYRFLSSRLSIILIIVAFCLGTAAILVTPREEEPQIVVPMADIYVQAPGAAPAEIEDLIATPLERLLWQIDGVEYVYSMSRPDMAIVTVRFFVGEDRENSLVKLHNKISMNIDQAAPIVKGWVIKPVEIDDVPIVNLTLYSARHDAYQLRRIGEEVLARLSEVKDISRTDIVGGLNRQIRVELSPEKMAGLGIALPEVYQILKNADASAVAGTFSRFNTEFTVTSNSFLASADEVAALMVGVHEDRPVYLRDIASVSDGPRETDTLTRLSFSHFFRQETGQEKAPVSYPAVTLALAKKKGTNAVKVSRDILNRMDELRQRILPDGVQVAITRDYGRTAQEKVTDLLSSLVFAILTVVALLAVTLGWREALIVAFAVPVSFCLALFVNFLFGYTINRVTLFALILSLGLVVDDPITNVDNIQRHLLSGRSGSFKAILTAVEEVLPPVIMSTLAIIVCFVPLFFITGMMGPYMAPMAANVPLTVIFSTVCALTIVPWMSHGLLKHLQKAPDHRASEAIVTPPSGWIARVYHAMVSPFLESRLKRYLLLAGVIILLILSIALAVFRFVPLKMLPFDNKNEFQIVIDMPEGTTLEMTDRVVRSFERYLRTVPEITSLSSYVGQASPMDFNGLVRHYYLRKGSHLADIRINLAEKYRRKQQSHDITLRIRNDLNRIAASLNADIKLIEIPPGPPVLSTIVAEIYASPERRYEEMIESAFRIKALMKNEPSVVDIDVMAEAARDKINFILDKEKAALHGVDTRTVIQTLKMAIGGMSPATVHISGERQPLMVHVILPRISRSDMTSLSQIPIRTASGSLVPLAELTRIENIPEDQPIYHKNLERVVYVTAEMAGRSPAEAVIDMQKKIRLHPMPPGIRVQWAGEGEWKITLRVFRDMAIAFGAALIGIYILLIIQTNSFFMPLLIMMAIPLTLLGIMPGFYLLNLMVGRHIGGYYNPVFFTATSMIGMIALGGIVIRNSLILIEFIQDALGRSIPLKEAILQSGAIRMRPIVLTALTTALGAWPITLDPVFSGLAWALIFGIGASTLFTLIIIPVTYYALYRKSADAVSVSE; encoded by the coding sequence ATGAACCAGGACCCGCGCGATCTGCCCAGGGGATTGATTTCCGGCATTGTATACCGGTTTTTGTCTTCCCGCTTATCGATCATCCTTATCATCGTCGCGTTTTGTCTCGGAACAGCGGCCATACTGGTGACTCCGAGGGAAGAGGAACCCCAGATCGTGGTCCCCATGGCCGACATCTATGTTCAGGCCCCGGGGGCTGCTCCAGCGGAAATTGAGGACCTGATAGCCACCCCGCTTGAACGGCTCCTGTGGCAGATCGACGGTGTGGAATACGTCTATTCCATGTCCCGACCGGATATGGCCATCGTTACGGTTCGATTTTTTGTCGGTGAAGACCGGGAAAATTCTCTGGTCAAACTTCACAACAAAATCAGCATGAATATTGACCAGGCCGCACCGATCGTCAAAGGATGGGTGATCAAGCCGGTTGAAATTGACGATGTCCCCATTGTCAATCTGACGCTGTATTCTGCCCGTCATGATGCCTACCAGCTGCGACGGATCGGGGAAGAAGTTCTGGCAAGGCTCTCGGAAGTAAAGGACATATCCCGGACTGACATTGTCGGCGGGTTGAATCGGCAGATCCGGGTGGAGCTGTCGCCGGAGAAAATGGCAGGACTGGGCATCGCGCTGCCGGAGGTGTACCAGATCCTGAAAAATGCCGATGCCTCTGCCGTGGCCGGCACGTTTTCCCGGTTTAACACCGAATTTACGGTCACCAGCAACTCGTTTCTGGCATCAGCCGATGAAGTGGCAGCGCTCATGGTGGGCGTCCATGAGGACAGGCCCGTCTATCTGCGCGATATCGCATCTGTTTCAGACGGCCCCCGGGAAACCGACACCCTTACCCGGCTGAGCTTCTCTCATTTTTTCCGACAGGAAACCGGTCAGGAAAAGGCTCCTGTTTCCTATCCGGCCGTAACCCTGGCCCTGGCCAAAAAAAAAGGAACCAACGCCGTCAAGGTATCCCGGGATATCCTGAACCGGATGGACGAACTCAGGCAACGCATCCTGCCCGACGGTGTTCAGGTAGCAATTACCCGCGACTACGGCCGGACGGCCCAGGAAAAAGTGACCGATCTGCTGAGTTCTCTGGTCTTTGCCATCCTCACCGTGGTGGCGCTCCTGGCGGTTACGTTAGGATGGCGTGAAGCGCTGATCGTCGCTTTTGCGGTCCCTGTCAGCTTCTGTCTGGCCCTGTTTGTCAACTTCCTGTTCGGCTATACCATCAACCGGGTGACCCTGTTTGCACTGATCCTGTCGCTGGGGCTGGTGGTCGATGATCCCATTACCAACGTGGATAACATCCAGCGGCATCTTCTCTCCGGCCGGTCCGGTTCATTCAAGGCAATCCTCACCGCCGTGGAGGAAGTGCTCCCGCCGGTGATCATGTCCACCCTTGCCATTATCGTCTGTTTTGTACCGCTGTTTTTCATCACCGGCATGATGGGCCCCTATATGGCGCCGATGGCGGCCAATGTCCCCCTGACGGTCATATTTTCCACTGTGTGCGCCCTGACCATTGTCCCATGGATGTCTCACGGCCTGCTGAAACATCTGCAAAAGGCACCGGATCATCGCGCGTCTGAGGCCATCGTTACCCCCCCCAGCGGATGGATTGCCCGGGTGTATCACGCCATGGTATCCCCCTTTCTGGAATCCCGGTTGAAGCGCTACCTGCTCCTGGCGGGAGTGATCATTCTGCTGATACTGTCCATTGCGCTGGCTGTATTTCGTTTTGTGCCGCTGAAAATGCTTCCGTTCGACAATAAAAACGAATTTCAGATCGTCATCGACATGCCGGAGGGAACCACGCTGGAAATGACTGACCGGGTGGTAAGATCCTTTGAACGGTACCTGAGAACGGTTCCTGAAATCACATCTCTGTCATCCTATGTGGGGCAGGCCTCTCCGATGGATTTTAACGGCCTGGTCCGTCACTATTATCTGAGAAAAGGAAGCCATCTTGCCGACATCCGGATCAATCTCGCGGAAAAATACCGACGGAAGCAGCAAAGTCATGATATCACCCTCCGGATAAGAAACGATCTGAACCGTATCGCCGCTTCATTGAACGCAGATATCAAACTGATTGAAATTCCACCCGGCCCGCCGGTTCTGTCAACAATTGTGGCGGAAATTTACGCCTCCCCGGAGCGGCGTTACGAAGAAATGATCGAAAGCGCCTTCAGAATCAAGGCACTCATGAAAAACGAGCCGTCGGTCGTGGATATCGATGTCATGGCAGAAGCCGCCCGGGACAAAATCAATTTTATACTGGACAAAGAAAAAGCAGCGCTTCACGGGGTGGATACCCGCACGGTCATCCAGACACTGAAAATGGCTATAGGGGGAATGTCACCCGCCACGGTTCATATATCCGGGGAGCGTCAGCCGCTGATGGTTCATGTCATTTTACCCCGAATCAGCCGGTCCGACATGACGAGTCTGTCACAGATTCCGATTCGGACCGCCTCCGGCAGTCTGGTGCCGCTGGCGGAGCTGACCCGTATTGAAAATATTCCGGAAGACCAGCCGATTTATCACAAAAATCTGGAACGGGTCGTCTATGTGACAGCTGAAATGGCCGGACGCAGCCCTGCCGAAGCCGTCATCGACATGCAAAAAAAGATCAGGCTTCATCCAATGCCCCCCGGCATCCGGGTCCAGTGGGCGGGTGAGGGCGAATGGAAAATCACGCTCAGGGTATTCCGCGATATGGCAATCGCCTTTGGTGCGGCCCTGATCGGTATCTACATTCTGCTGATCATCCAGACCAATTCATTTTTCATGCCCCTGCTGATCATGATGGCCATTCCCCTGACGCTGCTGGGCATCATGCCCGGTTTTTACCTGCTCAATCTGATGGTCGGCCGTCATATCGGCGGATATTACAATCCGGTGTTTTTTACGGCCACCAGCATGATCGGAATGATCGCCCTGGGCGGAATTGTGATCCGAAATTCCCTGATCCTGATTGAATTTATTCAGGATGCCCTCGGCCGGAGCATACCGCTCAAAGAAGCGATCTTACAGAGCGGTGCCATCCGTATGCGCCCGATTGTTCTGACCGCGCTGACCACCGCCCTGGGCGCCTGGCCGATCACGCTGGATCCGGTATTCTCCGGCCTGGCATGGGCCCTGATTTTTGGCATCGGTGCATCGACCCTGTTCACCCTGATCATTATTCCGGTAACCTACTATGCGCTTTACCGGAAATCGGCAGACGCTGTGTCAGTTTCCGAATGA
- the cysK gene encoding cysteine synthase A, producing the protein MRVFSNINFTIGSTPLVRLNRICENFEGRLYAKLEFYNPLNTVKDRIALSMIEAAERHHLIGPETLIVEPTSGNTGIALAFVCAVKGYRLCLTMPETMSLERRKLLSHMGSELVLTPGERGMRGAIEKAREIFVSNDSVFIPDQFSNPANPQVHRETTAEEIWRDTEGRADILVSGVGTGGTITGVSQVIKARKPSFKSIAVEPAASPVLSGGVAGPHKIQGIGAGFVPEVLDQTMIDDVVTVSNEDAFETARRLAKLEGIACGISSGAAVWAALEVARRPENRQSCIVVIIPSQAERYISTELFL; encoded by the coding sequence ATGCGAGTGTTTTCCAATATTAATTTTACGATCGGCTCGACCCCGCTGGTCCGTCTTAACCGGATATGTGAAAATTTTGAGGGGCGGCTGTATGCCAAACTTGAATTTTACAATCCCCTGAATACTGTTAAAGACCGGATCGCACTTTCCATGATTGAAGCGGCAGAGCGGCACCATCTGATCGGGCCTGAAACCCTGATTGTGGAGCCGACCAGCGGAAATACCGGGATCGCGCTGGCGTTTGTCTGCGCGGTCAAGGGGTACCGGTTGTGTCTGACGATGCCCGAAACCATGAGCCTGGAAAGGCGGAAACTGCTATCTCACATGGGCTCTGAGCTGGTGCTCACCCCCGGGGAGCGGGGCATGAGGGGGGCGATCGAAAAAGCCCGGGAAATTTTTGTTTCAAACGATTCGGTGTTCATACCGGATCAATTTTCAAATCCGGCCAACCCCCAGGTTCATCGGGAAACCACCGCAGAGGAAATCTGGCGGGACACCGAGGGCCGGGCAGATATACTGGTATCGGGTGTCGGTACCGGCGGGACCATCACCGGCGTATCGCAGGTCATCAAGGCGAGAAAACCGTCGTTTAAATCGATCGCGGTGGAGCCGGCCGCCTCACCTGTGCTGTCAGGTGGGGTTGCCGGGCCCCACAAGATACAGGGAATTGGCGCTGGATTTGTGCCGGAGGTTCTGGATCAGACGATGATTGATGACGTGGTGACCGTCTCCAATGAGGATGCGTTTGAAACCGCCAGACGGCTGGCGAAACTGGAGGGAATTGCCTGCGGGATTTCATCCGGTGCAGCGGTCTGGGCAGCGCTGGAAGTGGCACGGCGTCCGGAAAACAGGCAAAGCTGCATCGTGGTGATTATTCCGAGTCAGGCGGAGCGCTACATCAGCACCGAGCTTTTTCTTTAG
- a CDS encoding serine acetyltransferase — MNQEYDFEMICKSEAESVEQFRRQIPGVATGIVKSFHASGTFTHIDYEPIPSRATVIDIIVRLRELLFPGYFTGKKLDAHNLSCMTEQSVFRLADMIAEQITLSFRHDCFRYHRPCIRCIEKGHAITVAFLKSIPAIREILATDVRATYEGDPAAQSYDDIIFSYPGLLAVTVYRLAHSLFELEVPILPRIMAEYAHSITGIDIHPGADIGARFVIDHGTGVVIGETTRIGNNVRIYQGVTLGALSLPKDAGAHLRGKKRHPSIENDVIIYAGATILGGQTVIGAGAVVGGNVWITESIPPGTTVVMDAPRLIYK; from the coding sequence ATGAACCAGGAATACGATTTTGAGATGATCTGTAAATCAGAGGCGGAATCCGTTGAGCAGTTCAGACGGCAGATTCCGGGGGTTGCCACCGGTATCGTCAAAAGCTTTCATGCCTCCGGCACGTTTACCCACATCGATTATGAACCCATCCCCTCAAGAGCGACGGTGATCGATATTATTGTCCGGCTCAGGGAACTTCTGTTCCCGGGATACTTCACCGGAAAGAAGCTGGACGCCCATAATCTGAGCTGTATGACAGAACAGTCCGTGTTCCGGCTGGCAGACATGATTGCCGAACAGATTACGCTCAGCTTTCGTCACGACTGCTTCCGATATCACCGCCCCTGCATCCGGTGTATTGAAAAAGGCCATGCCATTACCGTTGCATTTTTAAAATCCATTCCGGCCATTCGTGAGATTCTGGCCACAGATGTCCGGGCTACCTATGAGGGCGATCCTGCGGCACAAAGCTATGATGACATTATCTTCAGCTACCCGGGTCTGTTGGCGGTTACCGTGTACCGGCTGGCCCATAGCCTGTTTGAACTCGAGGTTCCGATTCTTCCGCGGATCATGGCTGAATATGCCCACAGCATTACCGGAATCGATATTCATCCGGGAGCGGATATCGGCGCCCGGTTTGTCATCGATCATGGTACGGGCGTGGTGATCGGTGAAACCACCCGGATCGGAAACAATGTGCGTATCTACCAGGGCGTAACCCTGGGGGCGCTGTCTCTGCCGAAAGATGCCGGGGCGCATCTCAGGGGGAAAAAACGCCATCCCAGCATTGAAAACGATGTCATTATTTATGCCGGCGCCACGATTTTAGGCGGGCAGACGGTCATTGGAGCGGGAGCCGTTGTGGGTGGAAACGTGTGGATCACCGAATCGATCCCCCCGGGGACCACCGTGGTGATGGACGCCCCCCGGTTAATATATAAATAG
- a CDS encoding ArsB/NhaD family transporter — MRRMKPFLMILGILMTALFAATAFAGHGGSSGGHDAVVIEGGDTINIAGIIKDSHGEPINEVGVTVLVNGEKIDQTETAHNGKYVSRFMLEKGKIELSKVTVEVYKASFAKTGIEFEGAELARHGDHLYISEDITVPRVLGPAFWISTIVFILAYALITFELLHRTIAAMLGASLMMAISYTIGTINPEYHIFSFESAIGSIDMNVIFLLMGMMIIVGILKNTGVFQWCAYITYKLAKGKVFVLAIYLMIFTAVASAFLDNVTTMLLLTGVAIEICVSLSINPLHLLIPLVLASNIGGTATLIGDPPNIMIGSFAGLTFMNFVVALAGICVVSMIALFFYSKMVWGKSYASAKVENVTDYIEELKKKYPITDSTLLTYGLGVLIFVVALFLSHGYWHMEVCIAALLGAAILFTIALVTKKVNFLELVEKDIEWPTLMFFIFLFILVGAVESSGLLSLIADWILNLSQGNFVIACSLILWVAAIMSAFVDNIPFTATMLPIVAYLSQVIPGAENTLWWALALGACFGGNGTMIGASANVVTVGIAESRGYKISFIGFMKVAFPYMIISIIIAHVWLLMVRPV, encoded by the coding sequence ATGCGACGGATGAAGCCCTTTCTTATGATTCTGGGTATTTTGATGACCGCATTGTTTGCGGCGACCGCGTTTGCCGGCCATGGGGGCTCAAGCGGCGGTCATGATGCAGTGGTGATTGAAGGTGGGGATACTATCAATATCGCCGGTATCATCAAGGATAGTCACGGTGAACCCATTAATGAGGTCGGGGTTACGGTCCTGGTCAACGGTGAAAAAATTGATCAGACCGAAACGGCTCACAATGGCAAGTATGTATCCCGGTTTATGCTGGAAAAAGGCAAAATTGAGCTTTCAAAGGTCACGGTCGAGGTCTACAAGGCAAGTTTTGCAAAGACCGGGATTGAATTTGAAGGCGCTGAACTGGCCCGGCACGGGGACCATCTTTACATCAGTGAAGACATTACAGTGCCCCGCGTTCTGGGACCGGCCTTCTGGATTTCTACCATTGTGTTTATCCTGGCCTACGCGCTGATCACCTTTGAGCTGCTTCACCGGACCATCGCTGCCATGCTGGGCGCTTCCCTCATGATGGCCATCTCCTACACCATCGGAACCATCAATCCGGAATATCATATCTTTTCGTTTGAATCAGCGATCGGCTCCATTGACATGAACGTCATCTTCCTGCTCATGGGCATGATGATCATCGTGGGCATTCTGAAAAATACCGGCGTGTTTCAGTGGTGCGCATATATCACGTACAAGCTGGCCAAGGGAAAAGTGTTTGTTCTGGCCATCTACCTGATGATCTTTACCGCGGTAGCCTCAGCGTTTCTGGATAACGTGACCACCATGCTGCTGCTCACCGGTGTGGCCATCGAGATCTGCGTGTCTCTGTCCATCAATCCGCTTCACCTGCTGATTCCCCTGGTACTGGCCTCCAACATCGGCGGTACGGCTACCCTGATCGGTGATCCGCCCAACATCATGATCGGCTCGTTTGCCGGACTGACCTTCATGAATTTTGTGGTCGCATTGGCGGGCATCTGCGTGGTCTCCATGATCGCACTGTTCTTTTATTCAAAGATGGTTTGGGGCAAAAGTTATGCTTCTGCCAAAGTGGAAAATGTTACCGATTATATTGAAGAGCTGAAGAAAAAATACCCGATTACCGATTCCACCCTGCTCACCTACGGGCTCGGGGTGCTGATTTTTGTTGTTGCCCTGTTCCTCAGCCATGGGTACTGGCATATGGAAGTCTGTATTGCAGCGCTCCTGGGTGCTGCCATTTTATTTACCATCGCCCTGGTTACCAAGAAGGTGAATTTTCTTGAGCTGGTCGAAAAAGACATTGAATGGCCGACCCTGATGTTCTTTATCTTCCTGTTTATCCTTGTCGGTGCGGTCGAGTCTTCCGGCCTTCTGTCCCTGATCGCTGACTGGATTCTGAACCTGTCTCAGGGGAACTTTGTCATTGCCTGCAGTCTGATTCTCTGGGTGGCTGCGATCATGTCCGCATTTGTCGACAATATTCCCTTTACTGCTACCATGCTGCCGATTGTCGCGTATCTGAGCCAGGTTATTCCGGGCGCAGAAAACACCCTGTGGTGGGCACTGGCGCTGGGCGCATGTTTCGGTGGAAACGGTACCATGATCGGCGCGTCCGCAAACGTTGTGACCGTCGGCATTGCCGAGTCCAGAGGATACAAGATCAGCTTCATCGGCTTTATGAAGGTTGCCTTCCCGTACATGATCATTTCTATTATTATTGCTCATGTATGGCTGCTGATGGTCAGACCTGTTTGA